TTGAGAGTAGCCTGAAGGACGGAATGCGGAAACGTCTGCCGACTGTAAGTAATGCGTATCGGAAGACTGGGACTGCACTTGCGGTTCTGGCGGCGGTGCTCTGTGGACCGCTTTCACTTCGTGACGCCAATGCCTTCAAGATTTTCGGCATGTCCTTCTTCGAGAATGACGAGGAACCGAACGAAGTCATCGATCCCGTCAACTATTCACTCGATCTCGAAACGGGCACGGCCGACGACGATCTGAAGGAATCGCTGGAAAACGCATCCCGCCTGTTCCAGGAAAAGGACCAGCCCGTCTCCGGCAATCTCGGCCTTGTCATCCGGGCGCGCGACGATCGCGACCGACTGCTTGCGGCGCTTTACGAGAATGCTCGTTACGGCGGTGTTATATCGATCACCGTCAACGGGCAGGATATCGACTCGCTGCCGCCGGACCCGGTTTTCCCGGCCGGTGCGCCCGTGCCTGTTGCGATCTCAGTTACCCCCGGCCCGGTCTTTACGATCGGCAAGGTGACGCTTGAAGGCGACGCATCCGGCAAGAACCCGGCCGATTATGATCTCGTAGCGGGCGCGCAAGCCAATTCCACACTGATCATCAAGGCTGGCGAGCAGGTCGTCGAAGACCTGAAGGAAGAAGGCCGGCCTCTGGCAAAGCTCACCAATCGTGCCGCTGTTGCGGATCACAAAACCAACACGGTCGATGTCGACATCGCTGCCGAGGGCGGACCGGTCGCGCCTTTCGGCACTGTGACGGTTACGGGCACCAAGACAGTCGATCCGCAATTCGTCGCCCGCTATTCGCGCCTCGATACCGGCCGCCGCTATTCACCAGAGGAAATCCGCAAGGCCAACGAGCGCCTGCGGGCTCTTGGTGTTTTTGCCAGCATCACCATCAAGGAGCCAACCGCTCTGGCGCCGGATGGTTCGTTGCCCCTGACTATCGAGGTCTCCGAAGGCAAGCACCGTTATTTCGGCGGCGGAGTCCAATATTCAACGACGGACGGTTTCGGCGTCCAGGGCTATTGGGGCCACCGAAACCTGTTCGGCCAGGCCGAATCGCTGAAATTCGAAGGCTCCGTGAACCGGATCGGCGAAAATGACATCAGCTCGCTGGACTACAATGCCGGCCTGATCTTCGCCAAACCCGGCGCCTTTGGCCCGGCTTCGACTTTCAATGCCAGCCTCAAGGCGTCGCTCCTTGATCCGGACGCCTACAAGGCGACGATCTTTACCGGCGCAGCAGGCGTAACCTACGAACTTTCCGATACCGATACCATCTCCGGTGGCGGCGAACTGAGCTGGGCGAATGTCGACGATGCCTTTGGCAAGAACGAATATCTGACCGCGGCGCTGCCCTTCGAATATGTGCGCGACACCCGCGACAACAAGCTCAACCCGACCGAAGGCTATCGCGGCTCGATCAACGCCAAGCCAAGCTATGAAATCGACGGCCAGACCTTCTTCTCGTCCTTCGAAGGCTCGATCGCCGGCTACTACGGTCTCGGCGAGGAAAACGGTTTCGTGCTGGCCGGCCGCCTCAATGCCGGCGTCATCGTCGGCGGCGACGGCCTTGTCGACATTCCGGCCAACCGGCGCTTCTACCTCGGCGGCGGCGGCACCGTGCGCGGCTATTCCTACCAGGAAATCAGTCCGCGAAATGATGACGACGAACTGCTCGGCGGCCGCTCCTATGTAAACGCGACGATCGAGGCACGCATCGGCATAACCGATACGATCGGGCTCGTGCCTTTCGTCGATGTCGGTACGGTCTCGGCCAAGACCGCGCCTGATTTCTCGGATATCAAAGCCGGAGCCGGTGTCGGCCTCAGATACCTGACGCCTTTCGGACCGATCCGTCTCGACGTCGCCGTGCCACTCAATCCCTATCCGGGCGGCACAAGCTACGGAATCTATGCGGGCATCGGCCAATCCTTCTGAGGGCGATCCCTCTGAAGGTAAGCCGTCCCAAGCCCGCCCGGCGCGAGCGCGCGCCAACCAAATCCTTGACGCGGAAGCAATTTCGCCGCGACACAACTTGCGTTATGGGTAGAGCATGAATCGTCTGGTCCGCATCCTCAAAGCCGCTTTACGCTGGTTTGCCTATGTCATCGGCGTCGCTGTCGTCGCAGTTGTGCTCGTTTTCCTGTTTGCCGGCTTCACCGCACCTGGCGCCCGCATGGTCGCGACGCTGATCGAGAAATATGCCTCTACCCCTGACCAGATCGTCCGCATCACCGACCCGAGCGCGCTGCTGACTGGCGATTTCACCGCTTCGACCGTCACCCTCTTCGACAGCAAGGGCGTCTATGCCGAAATCCGCGACGTCGCCATCGACTGGTCGCCGACGGCCCTGTTTTCGTCCCGTTTCGACGCCCAGTTGATCAAGGCCGGCTCGGCGCGGCTGGAGCGTCTGCCGATTCCATCACAGGAAACCAAGGAAGTCCGCTCGACCTTTGCGCTTCCACTCGATGTCAAGATCGCCGCACTCGACCTGCCGGAGATCGTCACTGGCAAGGAGATTGCGGGGACCGACCAGTTCCTCAGCCTCACCGGCAATCTCGATGCCACCAATACCAGCATTGCAACGTCCCTTGCCGTAGCGCAGCGCGACCAGCCGGACGCAAAAGCCATCGCCGATATCGTTTTCAATCCCTCCGCCAATACGCTGAAGCTCGACGCGACGGTCAACGATATCAGCGGCGGACTGCTTTCTCGGGCATTGGAGCTGCCGGGCACACCCGCCGTGCAGATCGCCGTCAAGGGCGAAGGCCCGCTTTCCGACTGGGCCGGCAAGGCAACTGCCTCGCTCGACGGCACACAGATTCTGGACCTGAATGCACGTCATATTGCCGGGGCGGACGGTAGCCGCAACGTGGCCCTGACCGGTGGCGGCACCTTCGCCTCGCTGCTGCCGGAAAACCTGCGTCCGCTCTTCGAGGGCAATACCGACATCGACCTTGCCGCAGTGCTTTATGGTGGCACCCGCATCAGCATCGAACGCGGCACGCTCTCGAGCGGCGCGCTCGATATCGCCGCCTCCGGCACTTATGACACTGCCGGCAAGAATGACCTGCAGGCAACGCTATCCGGAAAGAATGGTCCGGTTGAGCTCACCATCGCCGGCCGGCAAGGCGACACGAAACTCGCGGTCAATTCGGCGATGCTTTCACTGGATGGCCAGGCGGACGCCGCAAAGCTGCAATTGTCCGCCAACCTGGCGAAAGCAACGCTTCCACAGGGCGAAATCGACGCTATTTCGCTCAAGGCCCGGAGCGACAGCTTCGACCTCGCGGGTCGTAACGGCCCGCTTCAGGCCCATGTCGAGACCGGCGCCATCCGTCTTGGCGATCCCAACCTCGCCCGCCTCGTCAAGGGACCGGCAAAGATTGATGCCACGCTCTCGGTCACCCCCGAAAGCATCGGCTTCAACCCCGTCACGCTGGAAAGCGCCAGCGTCGGCGGCACGCTCAGCGGCGCCTACAATCTGGCCACCGGCGCGCTTGAGACGGATTTCAAGCTCTTTGCCCTGCCCGACACGCTGCCGCCGGCAATTGCTGCCAAGGTCGACACCACGATCGCCGCAACCGGCAAGCTGCAACTGGCTGAAGGGGGGGCGGTTTCCGTCAGCAATCTCGCCGTCAAATCCGGCACACTGGAACTTGCCGGCAATGCTACGCTCGAGGCCGGCAACCTGACCGCCGCCATCACGGGCACCCTTCCCGATCTCGGCAAGCTGCTTGCCGACGCAAGCGGCACCGCCGCCTTCAAGATTGATACATCAGGTGCGATCGCGACCCTCGGCATCAAGGCCGAAATTACCTCTGATGGCGCGACCCTTGCCGGCCGTACCTTGAGCAACCTCGTTGTCACCGCCAATGGCACGGCCAATCCAAGCAGCCCGCTTGCTGACATCACCGCGACCGGCGCGATCGACGGGCAGACTATTGACGTCAAGGCGAACCTCGCCTCCGATAACAACAACATCACCATCCCGACGATGGAAGCGACGATCGGCAACAACAAGCTCAACGGCTCGCTGTCGTTAACGCCCGATTTCCAGCCGAACGGACAGCTCACCTTCAACCTTCCCGACCTCGCTCTGCTTGCGGCCATGGCCGGCCAGAAGGCGACGGGCGATCTGGCCGGCTCGGTCGCTATCGAAAGCAGCAACGGCAAAACCTCCGCCACCATCAGGGCGAACGGCTCCGGTATCGAGCGCGACGGGTTGAAAGTCGTCAAGCCGGTTGCCGATATCTCGATTGCAGACCTCAAGGCGCTGGCCATAACCGGCACAGTTTCGGCAGACGAGATCGTTCAGGGCGAAAACCGACTTACGGCATTGAAGCTCGGTTTTGCGCAACAGGCCGGCAAAACCGACTTCACCCTTAACGGCAGCTATGACGAAACGCCACTTTCGGCATCCGGCGCACTCTCAAGCAGCCAGGGCCGCGCCGAAATTGCGCTGCAGTCGCTCACCGCGACGCTGAAGGGTATACCGATCACTCTCCCCGCATCGACAGCGGTGGCTTTCGAGAACGGCGCCGTTCAGCTCAAGGATCTCGCAATCGCCACCAAGGGCGGCACACTGACCGTCAACGGCACCGCCGGCCAGTCGCTCGATCTGACCGCAACCCTTGTTGGCACCCCACAGGTCGAATTCACGATCCCGCAGGAAGGCGGCGAAATCCGCACCCTGATCAACGGCGCGACCGCGACACTCAAGGGCCCACTCGATGCGCTCGCCATCGATGCCACCGCCGACGTTGCGAGCCTCTCCTTGCCGCAGGGCGAAATCGGCTCCGTCACCCTAAAAGCCCATAGCGACGCCTTCAATGTTTCTGCGCAGAGCGGTGTGATCACCACCCGCATCGATGTTGGAACGGCACGGTTTGCCGATGCCAATATCGACCGGGTTGTCAAGGCACCCATCGCCATCGACACCCGCCTGAACATCGCCAACCGTGTCATCGCCTTCGAGCCCGTCACAATCGACGGCACCAATCTCGATGGCGCATTGAATGGGCGGTTTGCGCTCGATGGCAACATGCTCTCGACCACCTTCTCGCTGGAGGCGCTTCCCGGCGCCCTGCCACCGGCAGCCGCAGCCAAGTTCGATGCGCCCATCGCCATCACGGGCCGGCTCGCGACCGGGCAGGACGGCGCGGTCGACGTCAGCAACCTTCAGGTCAAGTCGACGACCGTCGAAGCGGCCGGTTCGGTTTCTTTGAAATCCGGCCAGCTTCAGGCAGCATTGGCTGGCGAAGTGCCGAACCTGGGCAAGGTTCTTGCCGATGCCTCCGGTGTCGCACGCTTCAAGATCGACGCGACCGGTCCGCTTGAAACGCCGACCATCAAGGCCGAAATCACATCGAGCGGCGCAACCATGGCCGGCCGCACCCTAAGCGATCTGGTAGCAAGCATCGATGCAACCGCCAATCCCGACAGCCCACAGGCGAAGATCAGCGCGACAGGCGCGATCAGCGGCCAGGCGATCAACGTGAAGGCAGATCTCGTTTCCAAGGACGGCCGCACGAGCATCCCGACACTCGAAGCCCGCATCGGCGACAACACGCTGACCGGCTCGGTCAATTTCACCCAGGACCTTAAACCCAACGGTTCCGTCACCTTCAACTTCCCGGATGTCGCCCTGCTGGCGGCCATGGCCGGCGAGAAGGCGAGTGGCGACATCGCCGGCTCAGCGACAATCCAAACCACGGACGGCAAGACCTCCATCGCCCTCAAAGCGAGCGGCAGCGGCATCAAGCGCGGTGACCTCGTGATTTCGAAGCCTGCCGCCGATATCACCATCGCCGATCTTTCGGCCCTGGCGATCCACGGCAATCTCTCCGTCGAAGCCTTCTCCCAAGGGGTCAACCGCCTCACCGGCCTGAAGCTTGATTTCGACCAGCAGGGACCGAAGACCAATGTCAGCCTGGACGGCAACTACGACGGTGCGCCACTCAGCCTGCGCGGCGACGTCCTCAGCGCGGCCGGCAAGACGACCGTCAATCTCGCCTCGTTCTCGGCTGCTCCACGCAAGATCCCGGTCAGGCTGGCGAAGCCGACGACCATCACGGTTCAAAACAGCGCCGTAACACTGGACACACTGACCATTGGCGCGTCCGGCGGCACGGTGACGGTCAATGGAACGGCTGGTGACAAGCTCGGCCTCGACATCAAGATCGCCGCGCTGCCGGCAGCGCTCATCAACACCTTCGTCCCGTCGCTCGGCGCGGAAGGCGCGATCAGCGGTACTGTCGGTGTCAAGGGAACCACGGCTGCCCCAGCCGTCTCCTATGACCTCGACTGGAACAATGCCAATGTCGCCCAGGCCCGCAGCGCCGGAGTCGGTGCCTTGAATATCAAGGCCAACGGCCAGTTCGCCAACAACACCGTCGATGTCCGAACAACGATGTCGGGCGCGGGCGGACTTTCCTTCCGCGGTGGCGGCAAGGTCGGTATCGCGGGCAACCGCGCGATCTCGATGAAATTCGATGGCGACCTGCCCTTCTCGCTGCTCTCGGCCATCCTCTCGCAACAGGGCTTCACACTGACCGGCAACGCCAAAGTCGATGTCGCCATCGCCGGTACGGCAAGCGCCCCGCTCGTCACCGGCACGATCACGACTTCCGGCGCGCGTTTCGTCGATGTGCGTCGTAACCTCGCGATCACCAACCTTGCGGCGAATGTCGCGCTCGATGGCCGCCAGGCCCGCATCAACGAACTCGGTGGCCGCCTTGCCAGTGGCGGCAATGTATCGGCAACCGGCACAGTCGGCATCCAGCCCGGCTCCGGCTTCCCGGCGGATCTTTCCATCCGCCTCGACAACGCCAATTATATCGACGGCACTCTGCTCACTGCCCATATCGACGGCACCGTCACGATCAAGGGTTCGCTCATTGCCTCGCCGGTTGTCGGCGGCAAGGTGACGATCACCAAGGCGGCGATCACCATTCCGGAAAAACTGCCGCCATCGCTTTCGGAAATCGACATCAAGCATCGGCATGCGCCAGCGGATGTCCGCCGTATGCAGGCCGACCTCACCAAGGACACGGGCGGCGGCGGCAAGAGCAGCGGCATCAATTTCGATCTCATCGTCAGCGCACCGAATCACCTGTTCATCCGCGGCCGCGGCATAGATGCCGAACTGGGCGGCGATCTGACGATTCGCGGCACGGCCTCTCAGCCGGTCGTTGCCGGCGGGTTCGAAATGCGCCGCGGACGGCTCGAAATTCTCGGCAAACGCCTGACATTCACCGACGGCAACATCACTTTCGGCGGCGATCTCGTTCCGGCACTCGATCTCGATGCCACCTCTTCAGCAGGATCCACGACGATCACCGTCAATGTCGGCGGCCTTGCCAACAATCCGACCGTGACCTTCGCGTCGTCGCCCGCTTTGCCGCAGGACGAAATCCTGGCGCAGCTGATCTTCAACCGTTCCCTGTCGAACCTCTCGGCCTTTCAGATCGCCCAGCTCGCCAGCGCCGTCGCCGAGCTTGCCGGCGGCCGGTCAAACTCGCTGCTGAGTGGGCTGCGCAACAAGCTCGGGGTCGATGACCTGGACATTTCCACCGACGCCAGCGGCGGCGCACAGGTTACAGCCGGCAAATACCTGAATGATCGGACCTATCTCGAACTGCAGTCCGGCTCGGAAGCCGGCGGCGGCAAAGCGATCATCAATCTCGACGTCGGCCGCGGCGTGAAGCTGCGTGGCGAAGCCGGTGCCGAAGGAACCGGCGGAGGGATTTTCTATGAGAAGGAATACTAAGCGAAGGGTGCTGTTGCGCGTTTCACCGCTGGACGAAATTTCCCCCTTCGGCGATGATCTTGCCCAACAAGCCTCTCATTGAGCGTAAGGTTCCGATATGAGCGATGTCGTCATCCTGACTGTGCCTGTTTTCAGCATGCTCGGCAATGCCGGGCTCAACCTGCGTCGCGAAGTCTTCGTGCGGGAGCAACATGTGCCTGCTGATGAAGAGTTCGATGCCGACGACCTCACAGCTATCCATTTCATCGCCATCAAGGACGGCGAGGTTTGCGGGGTGCTCCGGTTCATCACAAAACCCGAACATGTCAAAATTGGCCGGGTAGTGGTGCGTCAGGACTATCGCGGTGAAGGCATCGCAAAGGTCATGATGAAGGCAGCCATGGAGACCGTGATTGCCCAGAACGACAGGCGCTTTCATCTCGACGCACAGGTCGACAAGGTCGGTTTCTACGAAAAATTTGGTTTCGCAGCCTATGGGCCGGAATTCATGGACGGGGGTATGCCCCACCGCGCCATGAAAACCTACTGAACAGTAGAACCCTTCGTCTATTTGACCGTGCACACCCCGTTCGCACCGTGCTTGCCGGTGTAGGAAACTGCCGCCGTTCCATCCGGATTGATGCTGAGCGAAACCGTGACGCCGGCGCCGTGGGCTTCATAATAGTTCTCGTTGAAGACCTTCAGCTTGGCTTCCTTGCCATTGAGATAGATCGGTCCACCCTGATCGGCATGAACCTCGATATTGCCGGGGCAGATCGCATTAACGAGAGGAATGGCGGCAGCGGCAGGCGTCGCCAGGAAGGCGGCAAATACAAGCGTCGAAACCATGGCGCGGGTCATCAAGCAATCTCCTGGTTGGATCAGTCCGTGCCCGCGGCAGGATGGTGATCATCTGCCCCTGAAGTCAACGCGAAACTTTTGATTGCGTCGCCTTAGACAATTGATGTCGAAATCCTACTGGTCTTCAGGAGAATGTTGGTCCCCGTCAGGTTAATGCCATCGAATCATAACCCCGCCATTGCCTGCGAGCATCTTTTTAACGATTTTGCTTCTATAATGGCCCTACGGCGCAAACGATCTCCCCGATCGTGCATGACGCATCTGCGCCCGGACCGGATGTAGCCGGAAATCAAACATTCGAACGACGCTCTGCGCATCGCGCCCATAGGAGGTGCTGCGCAATGAGCGTCGGGAACGCTACAACGGGAAGGGACCGAAGATGACGAATGCACTTAAGATGGCCGGCTTCGACGGCGAAACGCTCGAGATCATCGCGTTCCGCCTGCACGATCAGGAATTCTGCGTCAAGACGACGACGATCCGCGAAATCCGCGGCTGGGCACCGTCCACGCCGATCCCGCATTCGCCGCCGGAAGTCATCGGCGTCATGAACCTGCGCGGCACGGTCATCCCGATCATCGATCTCGCCCACAAGCTCGGCATGAAGAGCACAGCCGCCAACGAGCGCAGCGCCATCGTCGTCGCCGAAGTCCACAACATGGTCATCGGCCTCGTCGTCGACCGCGTGTCGGACATCCTGACGATCCAGGGCAGTCAAGTACAGCCGGTTCCTGAAATCACCACATCCTTCGACAAGAGCTATGCGGAAGGCATCATCGCCAACGAGACCGGCATGATCTGCTTCCTCAACCTTGCGCGCATGTTCAAGGAACGCGAGATGGACGACATGGCCGCCTGATCGGCGCCGGTCTTTTCCGAGGAACTCAGGGGGCGGCCGCAAGGCCGCTCTTTTCGTTTCAGGCGAGCGCCGCATCCTCGCCAACGAAGAAGCGGCGGCGGTATTCGCCCGGTGACAGGCCGAGGATCTTGCGAAAGATCTTGCGAAAGGCGCCAGGGTCCTCGTAGCCGATCTGCCATGCGATCTGCTCCACCTTGATGCTGGAAATCTCGAGCAGCTCCCGCGCCTTGGCGATCCGGAGCTGCTGGCAATATTCCGTCGGGTTCATGCCGGTCGCCTTGTGGAAGCGGCGCAGGAAGGTACGCTCTCCAAGCCCGGCGCGATCCGCCATCATCTCTATGGTGATCTTTTCGGTGTGACGGGCCTGCAGCCAGTGCTGGATCTTCAGGATCGCATCGTCGCCGTGGTGCAGCTTCGGCGCAAACGTGCTGTAGAAGGTCTGCTCGCGGCCCGCCGGATCGACCAGCATGAAACGCGCCGTGGCAAGCTGGATGCTGGGGCTCATGAAGCGGGCGACGAGTTTCAGGCCCAGATCGATCCAGGCCATCATCGCGCCGGCGGTGATGATGTCGCCGTCATCGATGATCAGCTTCGTCACATCGACCTTGATGCCGGGAAACTTGCCCGAGATCAGGTCGGAATGGGTCCAGTGGGTGGTCGCCGAGCGACCCTCGAGCAATCCCGATTCCGCCATCAGATAGGCGCCGCCGCAGATCGAGCAGATCGTCGTACCGGCTGAATGTTGCTGCCTGATCCAGCCGGGGAAGGCACCCATACGCTCGCCGACCGGCAGGTTGGTAAGGCTGGGCGGCAGGATCAGCGCGACGAGGCCAAGACTTGGGCCGGGGTGGCTGTCGAATACTTTCTCAACCGAGCCACCGTCGGCGGAGAGCTCCCAATGGCTGACGCGCATCTTCGACGGTGCGCGCCCGCCCTGCTCCTCGCTAATCAGATTGGCGACATGGAACAGATCCGTCAGCCCGTGGATCGCGGCCCGCTGGGCCTCGGGATAGATGACGATACCGATCTCTGCTGCTTCTCCCACCGCCATTTGTCACTTCCGTCGCGCTTAATGTCAGTTTCGCCAATCCCGAGTGTAGGCGTCACCACGTATAAAAACAACCAGACGAGCGGTTGGGACGACACACACCAAAACGGACCAACCATCAAGAGAAATCAAACAGATACAAAAGGGAACAGGACCATGAGAAACAGCACCGCAAACACCGTTTTTACCCGCCGCAACGTCCTCGTCGGCAGCGTCGGCGCAGCAACACTTGCCGGCTTTTCGGCCGGCACAACTCAGGCAGCAAACGCCACGAACACAAACGAAGGGAGCACGACAATGGCATCGAAGATCATTACCCGCGACGGCGTTGAAATCTACTACAAGGACTGGGGTCCGAAGGATGGCGCAGTCGTCGTGCTCAGCCATGGCTGGCCGCTGACGGCAGACAGCTGGGAGGCGCAGGCCTTCCACCTCGCCCAGAACGGTTTCCGTGTCATCACCCATGACCGCCGCGGCCACGGCCGCTCCTCCCAGCCCTGGGATGGCAACGACATGGATCACTATGCCGACGACCTTTCGGACCTGATCGAGCAGCTGGACCTCAAGGACATTTTCCTCGCCGGCTTCTCCACCGGCGGCGGCGAGATCAGCCGCTATATCGGCCGCCACGGCACGAGCCGGATCAAGAAGGCCGGCCTCATCTCCGCCGTACCGCCGCTGATGGTCAAGACCGACAAGAACCCCGGCGGCCTGCCGAAGGAAGTGTTCGACGGCATCCAGGCCGCAAGCCTCAAGGATCGCTCGCAGCTCTACAAGGACATCGCTTCGGGTCCGTTCTTCGGCTTTAATCGTCCCGGCGCCAAGGCCTCACAGGGCATGATCGACAGCTTCTGGCTGCAGGGCATGATGGGCGGTCACAAGAACACCTATGACTCGGTGGTCGCCTTCTCCCAGACGGACTTCACCGAAGACCTCAAGAAGTTCGACATCCCGACGATCATCATCCACGGCGACGACGACCAGATCGTGCCGATCGATGCCGCCGCCCGCGCCTCCAAGAAGCTGGTGCCGCACGCAGTCCTAAAAGTCTATACGGGCGCCCCGCACGGTATTACCGATACGCACAAGGACCAGCTGAACGCCGATCTGCTGGAATTCGCGAAGTCTTAAAGTGCTCCTCTCCGGCACCGCCCTCCCCGGTGCCGGAGCATCCTTTAACCCGATCGAACCAAGGAAGACCTGCCATGTCCCGCGCCGCCATTGCCACCGACCTCCTGATCAACCAAAACCGCCGCCAGTTCCTGGGCCTTGGCCTGTCGCTTGCCGCCCTCTCGGTTCTACCGAAAAGGCTCTTTGCCGCCGAGGCGCCAAACCTGAGACAGGGCGCTTTCGACATCACCGTGTTCAGCGACGGCTACATCAACCTGCCGGCCAGTATCGTCATGCCCGAAGCCAGCGAGGAGGAACGCGACGCGATCCTGAAGCGGCTGGGCGGCACGGTCGAGGCAGTACCGACACCATCCAACATTCCGCTGATCCGGACGGCCAAGGACCTGATCTTGATTGATGTCGGCGCAGGAGAGAATTTCCAGGCAAGCGCAGGCCTGCTGGAAGCGAACCTGAAGCTTGCCGGCATCGACCCGGCCGAGATCACCAAGGTCGTCTTCACCCACGCCCATCCAGACCATACCGGTGCGACGACGAAGAAGGACGGGACGCTGCGTTACCCAAATGCCGATTATATCGTCGGCGAGACCGAGTGGAATTTCTGGACAGACCCTGATTTTGAACAAAAGTATCCTCAGCCGCTGCATGCCTTCGCACTCGGCGCCAAACGTGATCTCTTTGCGGTCAAGGATCGGGTGAGGATGGTGAAGGCCGGCGACGACATCGTAACCGGTATCCGCGTACTCGATACGGCAGGCCATACGCCGGGCCATATCTCGCTTGAACTCGACGGGGGCGACGGCCTGGTCATCACGGCGGATGCCGCCACCAATGGTATCGTCTCCTTCGAACACCCAGCCTGGAAATTCGGCTTCGACACCGACCAGGAGCGGGCGATCAGGAACCGGGTGAAGCTGATGGACCGGGTTGCGGCGGAAAAGACAATGCTGATCGGCTATCACTGGGCCTTTTCGGGTGTCGGCCATGCCGAGCGCGAAGGCAGCGCTTATCGCTATGTGTCCCTGAACGGCACCCGGCTCTGATCTTGCCGCGCGGGCATGACAATCATCCCCGCGCGCAAAACGCCGAGGTGACACGAAATACAAAGCCGGGGCGCCGGAAGCTGCCGCACGGAAATTATAAAACATGACACCTTCCGGCGCCCCGTTCGGTTTCAAGCAGCGTCCCCCGATTCCTCTTCCAACGGTGGGCGGGACCCTTTCGGGGTGACACATGCGGACAGGCCGCCGTGCACGAAAGGCCAAAGCCAGTTGCCGCTCCTCTAGTGCCCCACAGGCACGCACCACTCTCTTTCAAGCGGCAGGGAAATCATTCCGACGCCTCCCTGAACGAAGGTTTGCGTCCCTCCTGCGTCCAGATACCGGTTGCGCCTCGTCGCGACGCCTCGCGATGCAGCCGATGGCGCAACGCAGGCATGGTGGCATGGTATCGTGACACGGGGATTGGCGGGGACTGAAGACCGACTATTACAGCGGCTTGACCTTGCTTCGGGTGCAGCCTATCTCGGACGGTGGGGCAATCCAAAGTGTGAGACGACGCAATGGAGTGGGGCGCATGACGCTGGTCAAAATCCGTAGCAAGTTGCGCGGCCTATATCTCGGCACCAGCACCCAGGCGATCCGTTTTCAGGTCGCAATGGCGCTCATCGATCTCGTAATTCTCATCTTCTTCGTGCTCGGCCCCTATCTCGGAAACGGGCGTTCCTACTTCATCATCGACTATGCGATCGCCTTCGTCATCGCCTGTGAACTCGTGGCCCGCATTCTCGTGGCAACCGACTTCAAACACTGGCTGATGCGGCCGATGACCTGGGTGGATATCCTTGTGCTCGGTACGCTGCTGTTTCCGCAGCAGCTCTCAAACTTCGCCTTTCTGCGCGCCTTCCGCATCTGGTCGCTCGGACAGAGCAAGGCTTTCGCCATGCTGATGACCCACGCCGGCTGTGCGCGATGGGGAGATGTTATCAAGGCGGTTATCAATTTCATCACCTTCCTGTTCCTCGTTACCGGCTTTGTCTACACGACCTTCTTCTACCACGACGCCGGCATCAACGGCT
This genomic stretch from Pararhizobium capsulatum DSM 1112 harbors:
- a CDS encoding GlxA family transcriptional regulator, which codes for MAVGEAAEIGIVIYPEAQRAAIHGLTDLFHVANLISEEQGGRAPSKMRVSHWELSADGGSVEKVFDSHPGPSLGLVALILPPSLTNLPVGERMGAFPGWIRQQHSAGTTICSICGGAYLMAESGLLEGRSATTHWTHSDLISGKFPGIKVDVTKLIIDDGDIITAGAMMAWIDLGLKLVARFMSPSIQLATARFMLVDPAGREQTFYSTFAPKLHHGDDAILKIQHWLQARHTEKITIEMMADRAGLGERTFLRRFHKATGMNPTEYCQQLRIAKARELLEISSIKVEQIAWQIGYEDPGAFRKIFRKILGLSPGEYRRRFFVGEDAALA
- a CDS encoding alpha/beta fold hydrolase, with amino-acid sequence MASKIITRDGVEIYYKDWGPKDGAVVVLSHGWPLTADSWEAQAFHLAQNGFRVITHDRRGHGRSSQPWDGNDMDHYADDLSDLIEQLDLKDIFLAGFSTGGGEISRYIGRHGTSRIKKAGLISAVPPLMVKTDKNPGGLPKEVFDGIQAASLKDRSQLYKDIASGPFFGFNRPGAKASQGMIDSFWLQGMMGGHKNTYDSVVAFSQTDFTEDLKKFDIPTIIIHGDDDQIVPIDAAARASKKLVPHAVLKVYTGAPHGITDTHKDQLNADLLEFAKS
- a CDS encoding MBL fold metallo-hydrolase, producing MSRAAIATDLLINQNRRQFLGLGLSLAALSVLPKRLFAAEAPNLRQGAFDITVFSDGYINLPASIVMPEASEEERDAILKRLGGTVEAVPTPSNIPLIRTAKDLILIDVGAGENFQASAGLLEANLKLAGIDPAEITKVVFTHAHPDHTGATTKKDGTLRYPNADYIVGETEWNFWTDPDFEQKYPQPLHAFALGAKRDLFAVKDRVRMVKAGDDIVTGIRVLDTAGHTPGHISLELDGGDGLVITADAATNGIVSFEHPAWKFGFDTDQERAIRNRVKLMDRVAAEKTMLIGYHWAFSGVGHAEREGSAYRYVSLNGTRL
- a CDS encoding potassium channel family protein, with amino-acid sequence MTLVKIRSKLRGLYLGTSTQAIRFQVAMALIDLVILIFFVLGPYLGNGRSYFIIDYAIAFVIACELVARILVATDFKHWLMRPMTWVDILVLGTLLFPQQLSNFAFLRAFRIWSLGQSKAFAMLMTHAGCARWGDVIKAVINFITFLFLVTGFVYTTFFYHDAGINGFVDALYFTVATITTTGFGDITLPGTAGKLTSIVTMIFGISLFVRLAQTIVRPNKVAFPCPQCGLQRHDHDAVHCKACGHILNIPDDSD